A single genomic interval of Rhododendron vialii isolate Sample 1 chromosome 3a, ASM3025357v1 harbors:
- the LOC131319797 gene encoding protein BOBBER 1 has translation MAILSEYEEDQKPTNPSSSAGKPFNAVLDPSNPLGFLETVFDFVSRESDLFKSDYGVRDVTDLVRRVKEKVDKEERKTREKEKVKAEKEKEKVKAEKRAEEESQASTSAGKAAASEETKEGKRVPNKGNGLDLDNYSWVQTLQEVTINIPVPPGTKSRFITCEIKKNHIKVGLKSQPPIIDGELFQSIKADDSFWSLEDQKYISVLLTKQNQMEWWKCLVKGDPEIDTQKVEPENSKLSDLDPETRSTVEKMMFDQRQKSMGLPTSDEMQKQDVLKKFMAEHPEMDFSRAKIS, from the exons ATGGCGATACTCTCCGAATACGAAGAAGACCAGAAACCCACGAATCCATCCTCATCGGCCGGCAAGCCGTTCAACGCGGTGCTCGATCCATCGAACCCTCTAGGGTTTCTCGAGACCGTCTTCGACTTCGTCTCCCGCGAGTCCGATCTGTTCAAGAGCGACTACGGGGTCAGAGACGTCACTGATTTGGTCCGTAGGGTGAAGGAGAAGGTGGACAAGGAGGAGAGGAAGACCAGGGAGAAGGAGAAGGTGAAGGccgagaaggagaaggagaaggtgAAGGCCGAGAAGCGTGCCGAGGAGGAGTCACAAGCGTCGACGAGCGCGGGGAAGGCGGCAGCGAGTGAGGAGACTAAGGAGGGAAAGCGAG TTCCCAATAAAGGCAATGGTCTCGACCTGGATAATTATTCTTGGGTCCAAACATTGCAAGAGGTTACGATCAATATTCCAGTTCCTCCTGGAACTAAATCAAGGTTTATTACATGTGAGATAAAGAAGAACCATATAAAAGTTGGACTCAAGAGTCAGCCTCCAATAATTGAT GGTGAACTGTTTCAGTCCATCAAGGCTGATGATAGCTTCTGGAGCTTAG AGGATCAGAAATACATCTCTGTGCTTCtgaccaaacaaaaccaaatggAATGGTGGAAGTGTTTGGTGAAAGGTGATCCTGAAATTGATACTCAGAAGGTAGAACCTGAAAATAGCAAGCTATCTGATCTGGACCCAGAAACGCGCTCCACTGTGGAAAAAATGATG TTTGATCAGCGACAGAAGTCCATGGGCCTTCCCACAAGTGATGAGATGCAGAAACAAGACGTTCTTAAGAAATTTATGGCTGAG
- the LOC131319801 gene encoding GDSL esterase/lipase At4g10955-like, producing the protein MASARQNFGLSGPLELTFVDWKNPFHRRSVAASLVQGVYILERDRQEKRQGRHALAPPWWDFFNFQLIRILVDDADLSIFGAVYEFRFPPSDNNYQLVQKPPRYIIAFRGTIIKPGSRSQDLKLGLQFVRDRLQQSSRFKLAMEAVQSMVFFAGCTNIWLAGHSLGSAIALLAGKNMVKMGGFIETYLFNPPFPTDPLEQIKNQKLKHGVRCASAITAGVAVALSGHRRRAQIDDSFAGWVPYLFLNPSDPLSAGYITYFKQREKMMEIARGAIARFAKQNSSLSGRSQSSVARGRESEASHLLPSAYLIINLSSTKGFNQAHGIHQWWKDMDYDFKLHQFRLLLLTSLRERLLLDLVYDERIMEQASILAKANMNHNKDQFKSKELDMD; encoded by the exons ATGGCATCTGCGAGACAAAATTTTGGCCTATCGGGACCGTTAGAGCTGACCTTTGTTGATTG GAAAAATCCATTCCACCGGAGATCTGTTGCTGCCAGCCTGGTTCAGGGAGTATACATTCTAGAACGTGACCGCCAGGAGAAACGCCAAGGTCGTCATGCCCTTGCTCCTCCCTGGTGGGACTTCTTTAATTTTCAGTTGATCCGAATATTGGTCGACGATGCCGATCTATCAATCTTTGGTGCTGTTTACGAGTTCAGATTTCCACCTTCCGACAATAACTATCAGTTggtccaaaagcctccaagatACATTATTGCCTTTCGTGGAACGATTATCAAACCAGGTTCCCGGTCTCAGGATCTTAAGTTGGGTCTCCAGTTCGTCCGAGATAGACTTCAACAGAGCTCCCGCTTTAAGCTCGCAATGGAAGCTGTGCAAAGTATGGTTTTCTTTGCTGGATGTACAAATATCTGGTTGGCCGGACATTCCTTGGGTTCAGCCATAGCACTGCTAGCTGGAAAGAACATGGTCAAGATGGGTGGTTTTATAGAAACGTACCTCTTTAACCCTCCGTTCCCAACTGATCCGCTAGAgcaaatcaaaaaccaaaagttgaaGCATGGGGTTCGCTGCGCAAGCGCCATTACAGCTGGAGTTGCTGTTGCTCTATCTGGCCACCGCCGAAGGGCTCAAATAGATGATTCATTTGCCGGATGGGTTCCGTACCTGTTTTTGAATCCATCCGATCCTTTATCTGCGGGGTACATTACGTATTTCAAACAGAGGGAGAAGATGATGGAGATTGCCCGTGGAGCAATTGCAAGGTTTGCGAAGCAGAATTCGTCGCTGAGTGGTCGGAGTCAATCCTCAGTTGCGCGGGGGAGGGAATCTGAGGCATCACATCTCCTTCCTTCAGCCTATCTGATTATTAATTTGAGCTCCACAAAGGGTTTTAATCAAGCACATGGAATTCACCAATGGTGGAAAGATATGGACTACGATTTCAAGCTACACCAGTTCAG GCTACTACTTTTGACGAGTCTTCGAGAAAGATTGCTCCTTGATTTGGTGTATGACGAGCGGATCATGGAGCAAGCATCTATACTTGCAAAAGCCAATATGAATCATAACAAAGATCAGTTCAAATCTAAAGAGCTTGACATGGACTAA